In one Gracilinanus agilis isolate LMUSP501 chromosome 6, AgileGrace, whole genome shotgun sequence genomic region, the following are encoded:
- the LOC123251468 gene encoding olfactory receptor 5B12-like — MIQNSTEVNEFIFVGLTDIPEIQIFLFIIFILIYLFTLIGNLGLVALIVEESTLHTPMYFFLSGLSLVDLGSSTAILPKVIAGIITGDKTISYNSCASQMYFFVAFATTENYLLASMAYDRHVAVCKPLHYSTIMTSRMCIALTIGSYFCGFLNSSIHIGFIFSLSFCSCNVVNHFFCDIPPILTLSCSDMHFTELLVCIMGAFNMAFSIFVIVTSYLSIFIAILRIRSTEGRQKAFFTCASHIFAVSLFYGATIFMYLQPSSVHSMDTDKMASVFYTMVIPMLNPLVYSLRNKDVKNAFRKATRGRIITN; from the exons ATGATTCAG AATAGCACAGAGGTAAATGAATTCATCTTTGTAGGATTAACAGATATCCCAGAGATTCAGATTTTTCTCTTCATCATATTCATCCTTATCTACCTCTTCACCTTAATAGGAAATTTGGGTTTAGTAGCCCTGATTGTGGAGGAATCCACTTTACATACCCCTATGTACTTTTTCCTCAGTGGCCTGTCTCTGGTAGATTTAGGCTCCTCTACAGCTATTCTCCCTAAAGTGATTGCTGGGATCATCACAGGGGACAAGACCATCTCCTACAATAGTTGTGCTTCACAAATGtacttttttgttgcttttgccACTACTGAAAATTATCTGTTGGCCTCCATGGCCTATGATCGCCATGTGGCTGTATGTAAACCCCTACATTACTCTACCATCATGACATCAAGGATGTGCATTGCTCTAACCATTGGTTCTTATTTCTGTGGCTTCCTGAACTCTTCCATCCACATTGGCTTCATTTTCAGCCTCTCTTTCTGTAGTTGCAATGTTGTAAATCACTTCTTCTGTGACATTCCTCCAATTTTGACTCTCTCTTGCTCAGATATGCACTTCACTGAATTGCTGGTTTGTATAATGGGAGCATTTAATAtggctttttctatttttgtcattgtgACCTCCTACCTCTCAATCTTCATTGCCATTCTGAGGATCCGCTCTACTGAGGGCCGCCAGAAAGCCTTCTTCACCTGTGCTTCTCATATCTTTGCAGTGTCTTTATTCTATGGAGCAACCATCTTCATGTACCTACAGCCCTCATCAGTTCATTCCATGGACACAGATAAAATGGCCTCTGTATTCTATACCATGGTTATTCCCATGTTGAACCCATTGGTTTATAGTTTAAGAAACAAAGATGTCaaaaatgctttcagaaaagcTACTAGAGGAAGAATCATTACTAATTAA